The following are from one region of the Coffea eugenioides isolate CCC68of chromosome 2, Ceug_1.0, whole genome shotgun sequence genome:
- the LOC113759977 gene encoding soluble starch synthase 1, chloroplastic/amyloplastic isoform X1, whose product MHMASTQTSRIIPCRHTPFPPASAESPANGKGWAVLRQVGFASFYRHNRSGKRFSVCVRRSYAEPNGLDGPGFTKKSQDGSSSSAVEDDQKEGLVLGTQRHEGPASLAGFHLIPQSGDAKVTDSYTKVPSGQEHATPDTEENILARITFNIIFVAAEVAPYSKTGGLGDVCGSLPIALAARGHRVMVVSPRYLDGGPSDKRFANAVEVGCPTKIYCFGGVQEVSFYHEYRGGVDWVFVDHPSYHRPGTPYGDVFGSFGDNQFRFTLLCHAACEAPLVLPLGGFTYGEKCLFLANDWHAGLVPVLLAAKYRPYGVYKDARSIIVIHNLAHQGVEPAITYDNLGLPPDWYGAVGWVFPTWARTHALDTGEAVNVLKGAIVTADRILTVSQGYSREITTHEGGYGLHELLSSRKTVLNGITNGIDVNDWDPSSDPHISSHYSLIDLSGKVLCKIALQKELGLPVRSDCPLIGFIGRLDFQKGIDMLLSATPELLQDDVQLVMLGSGERQYEDWMRHLESLYPDKYRGWVGFNVPISHRITAGCDILTMPSRFEPCGLNQLYAMRYGTVPVVHRTGGLRDTVENYNPYAQEGTGEGTGWTFSPLSRENLIAALRIAVGTYRDHKSSWEGLMKRGMERDYSWNNAAVQYEQVFDWAFLDPPYVK is encoded by the exons ATGCATATGGCAAGTACGcaaacttcaagaatcatcccctGTCGCCACACACCATTTCCCCCGGCTTCTGCGGAGAGCCCTGCAAATGGCAAGGGTTGGGCTGTGCTGAGGCAAGTGGGTTTTGCTTCTTTTTATCGACATAACAGAAGCGGAAAACGGTTCTCCGTCTGCGTTAGAAGATCCTATGCTGAACCGAACGGACTCGATGGGCCCGGGTTTACTAAGAAATCTCAAGATGGATCTTCTTCCAGTGCTGTGGAAGATGATCAGAAGGAGGGTCTAGTATTGGGCACCCAGAGGCATGAAGGCCCTGCCTCTCTTGCTGGCTTTCACTTGATTCCTCAGTCCG GTGATGCAAAGGTCACGGACTCGTATACAAAGGTTCCTAGTGGTCAAGAGCATGCAACTCCAGATACAGAAGAAAATATTTTGGCCAGAATAACCTTCAATATTATCTTTGTTGCGGCGGAGGTTGCTCCATATTCCAAGACAGGGGGTTTAGGAGATGTTTGTGGTTCTTTGCCTATAGCTTTAGCTGCCCGTGGGCACCGCGTAATGGTTGTCTCTCCTAGATACTTGGACGGAGGCCCTTCAGATAAAAGATTTGCTAATGCAGTTGAAGTTGGTTGCCCAACCAAAATTTATTGCTTTGGTGGTGTACAAGAAGTTTCTTTTTACCATGAATACAGGGGAGGGGTTGACTGG GTATTTGTGGACCATCCCTCATATCACAGACCTGGAACGCCATATGGTGATGTATTTGGTTCTTTTGGTGATAATCAG TTTCGTTTCACTTTGCTTTGTCACGCAGCATGTGAAGCTCCATTAGTGCTTCCATTAGGAGGGTTCACTTACGGAGAGAAATGCCTGTTCCTTGCTAATGATTGGCATGCTGGCCTGGTTCCCGT GCTTCTCGCAGCCAAGTATCGTCCTTATGGTGTCTATAAGGATGCTCGGAGTATAATCGTGATTCATAACCTTGCACATCAG GGAGTGGAGCCCGCAATAACTTACGACAATCTGGGATTGCCTCCAGATTGGTATGGGGCAGTGGGATGGGTTTTTCCAACTTGGGCAAGGACACATGCTTTAGACACAGGCGAAGCTGTGAATGTCTTGAAAGGTGCAATTGTAACTGCAGACAGAATACTGACAGTCAGCCAG GGTTATTCTCGGGAAATTACTACTCATGAAGGTGGATATGGGCTACATGAGCTTCTGAGTAGCAGAAAGACGGTTCTCAATG GAATAACAAATGGCATTGATGTCAATGATTGGGATCCCTCTTCTGATCCTCATATTTCTTCCCATTACTCCTTGATTGACCTTTCTGGAAAG GTTCTGTGCAAGATTGCGTTGCAGAAGGAATTAGGTCTTCCAGTTCGATCTGATTGTCCTCTG ATAGGGTTTATAGGTAGATTGGACTTCCAGAAAGGTATTGACATGTTACTGTCTGCCACCCCAGAACTTTTGCAAGATGATGTCCAGCTT GTAATGCTTGGATCTGGGGAGAGACAATATGAAGATTGGATGCGGCACCTGGAGTCACTATATCCAGACAAATATAGGGGTTGGGTTGGATTTAATGTTCCTATTTCACATAGAATAACTGCAGG TTGTGACATACTAACAATGCCTTCAAGATTTGAACCATGTGGTTTGAACCAGTTGTATGCAATGAGATATGGCACCGTGCCTGTTGTTCACAGAACTGGAGGTCTTAGG GACACAGTAGAGAACTACAATCCATATGCTCAAGAAGGAACAGGAGAGGGAACTGG GTGGACTTTTTCCCCTCTATCAAGAGAAAATCTGATTGCT GCACTAAGAATAGCTGTTGGGACTTACAGAGACCACAAGTCATCTTGGGAGGGTTTGATGAAGAGAGGAATGGAGAGGGACTACTCTTGGAACAACGCAGCAGTTCAATATGAACAAGTCTTTGACTGGGCCTTCCTGGATCCTCCTTATGTCAAGTGA
- the LOC113763642 gene encoding putative WEB family protein At1g65010, chloroplastic — translation MDGKGISRSIMVFSEEKNENLYPKFFGVSCAFFALRILSEPKLSSEQWSDIKNGMLQGSAYLLGLFVWRAQKDEAGNDKSELRQKLENAQGEIEELKNRRREDAKANEKVVGIFAAQEQGWFNERKKLRQQIGGLMNELRISETNKDKALSDLKGKLQDNELLLKSKDKILKEEEQKRQDLEEKLKNAESTIAEFREAAKQENQRHSNEISKHKTACIELVSNQRQLEAEMGRALRQIESLKQDRDIILEQKEQSLLMTQKLSLELVKMRRDMEQKDQILSAMLRKSKLDTTEKQMLLEEVTLSKAKRKQAELKTERLKTDSEPRRDRYSLRSMLSKHANTKADAVSGRKGVHSNAMMASNMERPTTHQMNYLVEYEQPGFREGIEAFSPLSDRYLSEGIQDTTDFHQLEGWVRSQAEKYRTAIDQRHQLEIDAFAEQLRVKDEKLEAFRWRLLSMELESKRLQSIIEGLDNDLSQLKQANMKLEVVLLNREAELQSLKEKLALRMENHPNSQRISSNAYPHDLTLAYDTIWSKVKIVKRRPGEDAQESKTTAERNYQPAEEEKQEKSSANYPSKDIVLTLQPPQVELEEELGDAIDQDSIQEQSSSSQGAEKAEASQSAVKCLTNKINSSWKMDLHALGVSYKIRRLKQQLLMLERLTGKRECHESSDSSNNGQINKNVFCALMSLLNKQVGRYQSLQGKTDDLCQRMHENSLYVRGGDLNTAKTREEIRLLEQYLEETFHLQRYMVATGQKLMELQAKIASGFLSAVEEFETPASFDMKRFADNIKTLFREVQRGLEIRISRIIGDLEGTLACDGIIHFKK, via the exons ATGGACGGAAAAGGGATATCAAGATCCATTATGGTTTTTTCTGAAGAGAAAAATGAGAACTTGTATCCTAAGTTTTTTGGCGTCTCCTGTGCGTTTTTTGCCCTTAGAATCTTGTCGGAGCCTAAATTGTCCTCTGAACAATGGTCAGACATTAAAAATGGGATGCTTCAAGGAAGTGCTTACCTTCTGGGATTGTTTGTTTGGAGGGCCCAGAAGGACGAAGCCGGGAATGATAAATCAGAGCTTCGCCAGAAGCTTGAGAATGCACAGGGAGAGATTGAAGAGTTGAAAAATAGAAGACGTGAGGACGCAAAGGCAAATGAGAAAGTAGTAGGCATCTTTGCTGCACAGGAACAAGGCTGGTTCAATGAGAGGAAGAAGCTTAGACAACAAATTGGGGGTCTTATGAACGAATTAAGAATTTCTGAAACTAATAAGGATAAAGCTCTTTCTGATTTGAAGGGAAAGCTGCAGGACAATGAACTGCTATTGAAGTCTAAGGATAAGATTCTCAAGGAAGAAGAGCAGAAGAGGCAGGATCTTGAAGAAAAACTGAAGAATGCTGAGAGTACTATAGCAGAATTCAGAGAAGCTGCAAAGCAGGAAAATCAACGGCACTCCAATGAGATTTCAAAACACAAGACTGCCTGCATTGAGCTTGTCTCAAACCAGAGACAGCTTGAAGCAGAGATGGGTCGGGCTCTTAGGCAAATTGAATCATTGAAACAGGACCGTGATATAATTCTGGAGCAAAAGGAGCAGTCACTGTTGATGACTCAAAAGCTATCCCTCGAGCTTGTCAAAATGCGAAGGGATATGGAACAGAAAGACCAAATTCTGTCCGCCATGCTAAGAAAATCTAAATTGGATACAACAGAGAAACAAATGCTTTTAGAGGAAGTAACATTGTCAAAGGCAAAAAGAAAGCAGGCTGAGCTAAAAACAGAGAGGTTAAAGACAGATTCTGAGCCTAGGCGTGACAGGTATTCCCTAAGAAGTATGCTTTCTAAACATGCAAATACAAAGGCAGATGCTGTTTCTGGAAGAAAAGGGGTTCATTCAAATGCAATGATGGCATCAAACATGGAAAGGCCTACAACACACCAAATGAATTATCTTGTTGAGTATGAGCAACCTGGATTCAGGGAAGGAATAGAAGCTTTTTCACCTCTGTCGGATCGCTACTTATCTGAGGGAATTCAAGATACAA CTGACTTTCACCAGTTGGAGGGTTGGGTTCGATCTCAAGCTGAGAAGTATAGAACTGCTATTGATCAGAGGCATCAACTTGAGATAGATGCTTTTGCAGAACAACTTAGAGTCAAAGATGAGAAGTTAGAAGCTTTTCGCTGGCGTTTATTGAGTATGGAACTTGAGTCAAAGAGGCTGCAATCCATTATTGAGGGGCTTGATAATGACTTATCACAACTCAAACAAGCTAATATGAAGTTGGAAGTTGTACTGTTGAACCGAGAAGCAGAATTACAATCCCTGAAGGAGAAGTTGGCATTGCGGATGGAAAATCATCCTAACAGCCAAAGGATCTCCTCAAATGCTTATCCGCATGATCTTACATTAGCCTATGATACCATTTGGTCAAAAGTGAAGATAGTAAAGAGAAGACCAGGGGAGGATGCGCAGGAGTCAAAGACAACCGCAGAGAGAAATTACCAACCGGCAGAAGAAGAGAAGCAAGAGAAATCTTCTGCTAATTACCCGAGCAAAGATATAGTTTTGACACTCCAACCTCCACAAGTGGAACTTGAAGAAGAGTTAGGTGATGCAATTGATCAAGATTCCATTCAAGAGCAATCTTCTAGTTCACAAGGTGCTGAAAAAGCTGAAGCATCGCAATCAGCAGTCAAGTGCTTAACAAACAAGATTAATTCTTCATGGAAAATGGATCTTCATGCTCTTGGAGTCTCATACAAGATCAGAAGGCTGAAGCAGCAGTTGCTCATGCTTGAGAGATTGACTGGAAAGCGAGAGTGTCATGAAAGCAGTGATAGCAGTAACAATGgacaaattaacaaaaatgTTTTTTGTGCTCTAATGTCCTTGCTCAACAAACAGGTTGGTCGGTACCAATCCCTCCAGGGGAAGACTGATGATCTATGCCAGCGAATG CATGAAAACAGCTTATATGTGAGAGGTGGAGATCTGAATACTGCAAAAACAAGGGAGGAAATTCGATTGCTCGAGCAATATCTTGAAGAGACATTTCACCTCCAGAGATATATGGTTGCTACAGGACAGAAGTTGATGGAATTACAAGCCAAGATTGCTTCTGGATTTCTTAGTGCAGTTGAAGAGTTCGAGACACCTGCTAGCTTTGACATGAAGAGGTTTGCTGATAATATCAAAACACTCTTCCGAGAAGTCCAAAGAGGTCTTGAAATTAGGATATCTCGAATTATTGGAGATCTAGAAGGCACTCTTGCTTGTGATGGTATCATACACTTTAAAAAGTAG
- the LOC113759977 gene encoding soluble starch synthase 1, chloroplastic/amyloplastic isoform X2, whose product MHMASTQTSRIIPCRHTPFPPASAESPANGKGWAVLRQVGFASFYRHNRSGKRFSVCVRRSYAEPNGLDGPGFTKKSQDGSSSSAVEDDQKEGLVLGTQRHEGPASLAGFHLIPQSGDAKVTDSYTKVPSGQEHATPDTEENILARITFNIIFVAAEVAPYSKTGGLGDVCGSLPIALAARGHRVMVVSPRYLDGGPSDKRFANAVEVGCPTKIYCFGGVQEVSFYHEYRGGVDWVFVDHPSYHRPGTPYGDVFGSFGDNQFRFTLLCHAACEAPLVLPLGGFTYGEKCLFLANDWHAGLVPVLLAAKYRPYGVYKDARSIIVIHNLAHQGVEPAITYDNLGLPPDWYGAVGWVFPTWARTHALDTGEAVNVLKGAIVTADRILTVSQGYSREITTHEGGYGLHELLSSRKTVLNGITNGIDVNDWDPSSDPHISSHYSLIDLSGKVLCKIALQKELGLPVRSDCPLVMLGSGERQYEDWMRHLESLYPDKYRGWVGFNVPISHRITAGCDILTMPSRFEPCGLNQLYAMRYGTVPVVHRTGGLRDTVENYNPYAQEGTGEGTGWTFSPLSRENLIAALRIAVGTYRDHKSSWEGLMKRGMERDYSWNNAAVQYEQVFDWAFLDPPYVK is encoded by the exons ATGCATATGGCAAGTACGcaaacttcaagaatcatcccctGTCGCCACACACCATTTCCCCCGGCTTCTGCGGAGAGCCCTGCAAATGGCAAGGGTTGGGCTGTGCTGAGGCAAGTGGGTTTTGCTTCTTTTTATCGACATAACAGAAGCGGAAAACGGTTCTCCGTCTGCGTTAGAAGATCCTATGCTGAACCGAACGGACTCGATGGGCCCGGGTTTACTAAGAAATCTCAAGATGGATCTTCTTCCAGTGCTGTGGAAGATGATCAGAAGGAGGGTCTAGTATTGGGCACCCAGAGGCATGAAGGCCCTGCCTCTCTTGCTGGCTTTCACTTGATTCCTCAGTCCG GTGATGCAAAGGTCACGGACTCGTATACAAAGGTTCCTAGTGGTCAAGAGCATGCAACTCCAGATACAGAAGAAAATATTTTGGCCAGAATAACCTTCAATATTATCTTTGTTGCGGCGGAGGTTGCTCCATATTCCAAGACAGGGGGTTTAGGAGATGTTTGTGGTTCTTTGCCTATAGCTTTAGCTGCCCGTGGGCACCGCGTAATGGTTGTCTCTCCTAGATACTTGGACGGAGGCCCTTCAGATAAAAGATTTGCTAATGCAGTTGAAGTTGGTTGCCCAACCAAAATTTATTGCTTTGGTGGTGTACAAGAAGTTTCTTTTTACCATGAATACAGGGGAGGGGTTGACTGG GTATTTGTGGACCATCCCTCATATCACAGACCTGGAACGCCATATGGTGATGTATTTGGTTCTTTTGGTGATAATCAG TTTCGTTTCACTTTGCTTTGTCACGCAGCATGTGAAGCTCCATTAGTGCTTCCATTAGGAGGGTTCACTTACGGAGAGAAATGCCTGTTCCTTGCTAATGATTGGCATGCTGGCCTGGTTCCCGT GCTTCTCGCAGCCAAGTATCGTCCTTATGGTGTCTATAAGGATGCTCGGAGTATAATCGTGATTCATAACCTTGCACATCAG GGAGTGGAGCCCGCAATAACTTACGACAATCTGGGATTGCCTCCAGATTGGTATGGGGCAGTGGGATGGGTTTTTCCAACTTGGGCAAGGACACATGCTTTAGACACAGGCGAAGCTGTGAATGTCTTGAAAGGTGCAATTGTAACTGCAGACAGAATACTGACAGTCAGCCAG GGTTATTCTCGGGAAATTACTACTCATGAAGGTGGATATGGGCTACATGAGCTTCTGAGTAGCAGAAAGACGGTTCTCAATG GAATAACAAATGGCATTGATGTCAATGATTGGGATCCCTCTTCTGATCCTCATATTTCTTCCCATTACTCCTTGATTGACCTTTCTGGAAAG GTTCTGTGCAAGATTGCGTTGCAGAAGGAATTAGGTCTTCCAGTTCGATCTGATTGTCCTCTG GTAATGCTTGGATCTGGGGAGAGACAATATGAAGATTGGATGCGGCACCTGGAGTCACTATATCCAGACAAATATAGGGGTTGGGTTGGATTTAATGTTCCTATTTCACATAGAATAACTGCAGG TTGTGACATACTAACAATGCCTTCAAGATTTGAACCATGTGGTTTGAACCAGTTGTATGCAATGAGATATGGCACCGTGCCTGTTGTTCACAGAACTGGAGGTCTTAGG GACACAGTAGAGAACTACAATCCATATGCTCAAGAAGGAACAGGAGAGGGAACTGG GTGGACTTTTTCCCCTCTATCAAGAGAAAATCTGATTGCT GCACTAAGAATAGCTGTTGGGACTTACAGAGACCACAAGTCATCTTGGGAGGGTTTGATGAAGAGAGGAATGGAGAGGGACTACTCTTGGAACAACGCAGCAGTTCAATATGAACAAGTCTTTGACTGGGCCTTCCTGGATCCTCCTTATGTCAAGTGA
- the LOC113762766 gene encoding PP2A regulatory subunit TAP46 yields the protein MGEMKMEELSLPALFEQARKIHLAASESTVDQETLKKGCENLAQCEEMMSKLGLFSTNETKDDISTTNLKYLLVLFYLGELTEKVAQDDRIQVLKVSQAKLKEFISFCEAMELVPEEELQMSSSGGANSFADLRAKKVARFRRQKAAEAKLLEIKERKERRGRSTRAAAISTPVETREEDLLDDDGEEEREAWLTTISLALCKAFDLLEMLKKEEEMLSAINEKKLQEGDGEVSPAILDERAKKAEAWHRDAASRARFTKPAAPITCATFAQDVIEGRKRVSDAHEHKHQPMIFGPASLVAKNPTSERERLAAQVFQPHYRLPTMSIEEAGLKEMEIMNKWQERNAKLMEEANSSWYKDKLRPGEDEEEDDDAAQEKARQWDDWKDDNPRGAGNKKLTPCG from the exons ATGGGTGAAATGAAGATGGAGGAGTTGTCTTTGCCAGCTCTTTTCGAGCAGGCTCGAAAGATTCATCTCGCCGCCTCCGAATCAACAGTTGATCAG GAGACCCTGAAAAAAGGTTGTGAAAATTTGGCGCAGTGCGAGGAAATGATGAGTAAATTAGGACTCTTCTCGACAAATGAGACCAAGGATGACATTAGCACCACTAATCTCAAGTATCTTCTC GTGCTGTTCTATCTTGGTGAGTTGACAGAAAAAGTTGCGCAAGATGACAGGATACAGGTTCTCAAGGTTTCTCAAGCTAAGCTAAAG GAATTTATTTCGTTCTGTGAAGCCATGGAGCTTGTGCCTGAAGAAGAGTTACAAATGTCCTCTTCAGGGGGTGCTAATTCTTTTGCTGACCTTAGGGCAAAAAAG GTTGCTCGTTTTAGACGGCAGAAAGCTGCTGAGGCAAAACTGCTTGAAATAAAGGAGCGAAAGGAAAGGCGAGGGCGGTCAACTAGAGCAGCAGCAATATCCACTCCTGTTGAGACAAGGGAAGAAGATTTGCTGGATGATGATGGAGAAGAGGAGAGGGAg GCTTGGCTTACTACCATCTCATTGGCCCTCTGCAAG GCTTTTGATCTGCTGGAAATGCTTAAGAAGGAGGAAGAAATGCTATCTGCCATTAACGAGAAGAAGTTACAG GAAGGGGACGGGGAAGTTTCACCAGCTATTCTTGATGAACGCGCTAAGAAAGCTGAGGCTTGGCATCGTGATGCAGCTTCTCGGGCTAGATTCACAAAACCAGCTGCCCCCATCACATGTGCTACTTTTGCTCAGGATGTTATCGAAGGAAGAAAGAGGGTTTCAGATGCCCATGAGCACAAACATCAGCCAATGATATTTGGACCAGCAAGTCTTGTTGCCAAAAACCCAACAAGTGAGCGGGAAAGGCTTGCTGCACAAGTTTTCCAGCCTCATTACAG gCTGCCAACCATGAGCATCGAGGAAGCTGGGCTAAAGGAGATGGAGATCATGAACAAATGGCAGGAGAGAAATGCGAAGCTTATGGAAGAAGCCAATTCATCATGGTATAAGGACAAGTTAAGACCTGGTGAAGATGAGGAGGAGGACGATGATGCAGCTCAAGAAAAGGCAAGGCAGTGGGATGACTGGAAAGATGATAACCCACGTGGTGCTGGCAACAAGAAGCTAACCCCTTGCGGTTAA
- the LOC113761403 gene encoding phytolongin Phyl2.2, protein MMISDPNLVYYACVAKGTTILAEFNSKDADLGSLAIKCLEKTPPLHSVFTHTVRNRTYTFFIEDPFAYFAIFDENLENSEGLAFLKSVKDAFNEVAGSSSAKKRLQKLSSHCFQGEFSPVFHHLLTADADMGGIHSPNSGLKLSLGWNGSMDSSRGGPVGRPLLGTAKSLMKKKKKFWLGDCMGGSAANAKDASPDEGAAAGLSREFTVVMHKNGLHSGELGQQKAKVVWKKHVWVVLSMDLIICTILFVVWLCICGGFKCVDA, encoded by the coding sequence ATGATGATTTCGGATCCAAATCTGGTATATTACGCTTGCGTTGCAAAAGGCACCACAATTCTTGCTGAGTTCAATTCAAAGGATGCTGATCTTGGTTCCTTAGCGATCAAATGCCTTGAAAAAACGCCACCTTTGCATTCTGTTTTCACCCATACGGTCCGCAACAGGACCTACACATTCTTTATTGAAGATCCTTTTGCTTATTTTgccatatttgatgaaaatctTGAGAACTCCGAAGGGTTGGCTTTTCTGAAGAGTGTCAAGGACGCCTTCAATGAGGTTGCTGGAAGCAGTTCTGCTAAGAAAAGGTTGCAGAAGTTGTCTTCTCACTGTTTTCAGGGCGAATTTAGCCCTgtttttcatcatctgttgacCGCAGATGCAGATATGGGGGGGATCCATTCTCCTAATTCAGGGTTGAAACTTAGTCTTGGCTGGAACGGAAGCATGGATTCCTCCAGAGGAGGGCCCGTTGGGAGGCCGTTGTTGGGCACTGCCAAGAGCttgatgaagaaaaagaagaagtttTGGTTAGGTGATTGTATGGGTGGCTCTGCTGCAAATGCCAAAGATGCCTCTCCGGATGAGGGGGCAGCAGCTGGATTGAGCAGGGAGTTTACAGTGGTGATGCACAAGAATGGACTGCATTCTGGGGAATTGGGACAACAGAAGGCTAAGGTAGTCTGGAAAAAGCATGTTTGGGTGGTGTTGTCAATGGACTTGATCATTTGTACTATCTTGTTTGTTGTATGGTTGTGCATTTGTGGGGGTTTCAAATGCGTTGATGCGTGA
- the LOC113764179 gene encoding uncharacterized protein LOC113764179, with protein sequence MIRRDSLLGNGGATRRTTLLPMMAVSPSLLDMITVLVVLLSLQQVVGQSRGEAASRVSLMPAPTSSPAFMGASSKCSRGDEDKDKRRIKQSAEIKWESPAAGFSTLSKEKEMEYATCLCLLGLLNFAYYISTERPPLISRPHRIS encoded by the exons ATGATAAGGAGAGATTCGCTTCTTGGAAATGGGGGAGCTACAAGGAGAACAACGCTACTACCAATGATGGCAGTTTCTCCTTCTCTGCTGGATATGATCACAGTTTTGGTTGTACTTCTTTCGCTTCAACAAGTCGTGGGACAATCAAGAGGAGAAGCAGCTTCTCGAGTTTCTCTCATGCCAGCTCCAACCTCATC GCCGGCATTTATGGGAGCTTCAAGCAAGTGCTCCCGTGGAGACGAAGACAAGGACAAAAGAAGGATCAAACAGTCGGCTGAAATCAAATGGGAATCTCCGGCAGCTGGCTTCAGTACTCTGTCCAAAGAGAAGGAAATGGAATATGCAACCTGCCTGTGCCTTTTGGGGCTCCTTAACTTCGCCTACTATATCTCTACCGAAAGGCCACCATTAATTTCACGTCCTCATCGGATTTCTTGA